A section of the Hemibagrus wyckioides isolate EC202008001 linkage group LG04, SWU_Hwy_1.0, whole genome shotgun sequence genome encodes:
- the lg04h15orf39 gene encoding uncharacterized protein C15orf39 homolog: MNSKQAQSFMDPLPQGKRARLEGTMGTVSASGLSKANSLPQYSQDKSLPYRHTYMSCGQETLDLPSPWSPSTIFVRNRGSPVVHASATEGSITNPIIYRPETVNFPEDNGSPTVPEDVVAKQKLAYNSRSPSKHSPSSTGLISPVPFRKIPLGCRSLSPAPAEKSGGLAIPKPVYGHSPCCAGQKCTLGQSYTMDQGLQRMPRKMFEEDQMMYYGHWTCMQKKESEALLQQRLLAYEHCGERVPLKDVTTEGYHGLSPGKPQRVSAFSDPCQSNYLYNHVHPFVPSSPDHCQRFQMPRQAHKDLAPVYETVPGMQYGTHMRIYQDCPLTSKYRDIPQHSLLYCQKNNIDVYRPENFQQTSGQHPILQPYIRDFKHHYPVVLSGHPAVRNIHAYPAYRTHLNTRHMNPLSKRQFCPPVVRQVEQPLDFSMRPGQSADSNREQPLQGQLGIKGTFHQTGPQAHYMVSNDIHLENSPKVSPCQGQDNCLLKSRSYTNSPTCTEDIFHKKQSLCFAHKPSNDAVVSKKRRVETDKSCENDSLVKVQMIQQLKANETKHPSSPPMPVINKVFSLAPYKAYLEATGLLSPAQDPSPNQQPDSKPPKDEPEAQNTDPQTNLDNNVIKLKIKTEKLEPDESVCQSEKESHSPVISQNNHNVHFKEEQESSEWNTKHNLVMKSDFYSGSKSVTPEVSEHPLECTPTCSVIDRVVVSTQNTDKKQFDFPAPLSAKPPIQTLTNQVTFSLNKIPPHCLKLTSFKIVLPEVFKTPVSPVPDVVPPPVENKVAISSKQARYQFMELHHSLCRLVSGCISQTSHGDLKNWLSRLDLDESTSPQTKTPKISCLLGSKVREVWMKDEEMARALQKVLYKLENYVQIQECPFPHVIRAGTVFIPMLVVKEVLFPHVQGTFIDQVLQEHRVELRPTTLTEERQLTQLHRRAFSSKLRRLLSLKHLPDIYPDVLNLLYYDCVCKFLDSTPTDDAQKK; the protein is encoded by the exons ATGAACAGCAAGCAGGCGCAGAGTTTCATGGATCCCCTACCTCAAGGCAAGAGAGCAAGACTAGAGGGTACCATGGGTACTGTGAGCGCTTCAGGGCTTTCCAAAGCCAACAGCTTGCCTCAGTACTCCCAAGACAAGTCTTTACCCTACAGACATACCTATATGTCATGTGGACAAGAGACTTTAGATCTTCCCTCACCATGGAGTCCCTCTACGATTTTTGTGAGAAATAGAGGAAGCCCTGTGGTTCATGCCTCAGCTACAGAGGGGTCAATTACAAATCCAATCATTTATAGGCctgaaactgtgaatttccctgaGGACAATGGCTCCCCCACTGTACCAGAGGATGTGGTAGCGAAGCAGAAGCTTGCCTACAACAGTAGAAGTCCGAGTAAGCACAGCCCTAGTAGTACAGGATTAATATCCCCTGTTCCTTTTAGGAAAATCCCTCTAGGTTGCAGAAGTTTATCCCCCGCCCCAGCAGAAAAATCTGGTGGACTTGCTATTCCAAAACCAGTGTATGGACACAGTCCTTGCTGTGCTGGCCAAAAGTGCACACTAGGCCAGAGCTATACTATGGACCAAGGGCTGCAGAGGATGCCCCGAAAAATGTTTGAGGAAGATCAGATGATGTATTATGGACACTGGACATGCATGCAAAAAAAGGAGTCAGAAGCCTTGTTGCAGCAGAGATTATTGGCATATGAGCACTGTGGAGAGAGGGTACCATTAAAAGACGTAACCACAGAAGGCTACCATGGCCTCAGCCCAGGAAAACCACAAAGGGTTTCAGCTTTTTCTGATCCATGTCAGAGCAACTATTTGTATAACCATGTTCACCCGTTTGTCCCCTCTTCACCAGATCACTGCCAACGTTTCCAGATGCCCAGACAGGCACATAAGGACCTGGCTcctgtgtatgagacagtgccTGGGATGCAATATGGAACACACATGCGGATTTATCAAGACTGTCCTCTAACATCTAAGTATAGAGATATACCTCAACATTCCTTGCTTTATTGTCAGAAGAATAACATTGATGTTTACAGACCTGAGAACTTTCAGCAAACGTCTGGCCAGCACCCTATTCTTCAGCCTTATATTAGGGATTTCAAACATCACTACCCTGTGGTCCTTTCTGGCCACCCAGCTGTCAGGAACATACATGCATATCCTGCTTatagaacacacttaaatactagaCACATGAACCCATTGAGTAAGAGACAATTTTGTCCTCCTGTCGTGCGGCAAGTAGAACAACCCCTGGACTTTTCCATGCGGCCAGGACAGAGTGCTGACTCCAACCGGGAACAACCTCTTCAAGGACAGCTTGGAATTAAAGGGACTTTCCATCAAACTGGCCCCCAAGCTCACTATATGGTTTCAAATGATATACACCTTGAAAATTCACCCAAGGTCAGTccatgtcagggacaagataaTTGTCTGCTTAAGAGTCGCAGTTATACGAACTCTCCCACATGCACTGAGGATATATTCCATAAAAAACAAAGTTTATGTTTTGCACACAAACCAAGTAATGATGCTGTCGTATCTAAAAAGCGCAGGGTGGAAACTGACAAAAGCTGTGAAAATGATTCTTTGGTCAAAGTTCAAATGATACAACAGCTGAAAGCTAATGAGACTAAGCACCCTTCTTCCCCTCCAATGCCTGTAATTAACAAAGTCTTTAGTCTGGCCCCTTACAAAGCCTACTTAGAAGCTACAGGTTTATTATCACCTGCACAAGATCCCAGTCCAAATCAGCAACCTGATTCGAAGCCTCCAAAAGATGAACCGGAAGCACAAAACACAGATCCACAAACAAATTTAGACAACAATGTTATTAAATTGAAAATCAAAACTGAGAAATTAGAGCCTGATGAAAGTGTATGTCAGTCAGAAAAAGAGAGCCACAGTCCTGTGATTAGTCAGAACAACCACAATGTACATTTTAAAGAAGAACAAGAATCATCAGAGTGGAACACCAAACACAACCTAGTTATGAAGAGTGACTTTTATTCAGGTTCAAAGTCAGTCACACCTGAAGTGTCAGAACACCCTCTTGAATGCACTCCTACATGTAGTGTGATAGATAGAGTTGTTGTCTCAACGCAAAACACTGACAAAAAACAGTTTGATTTTCCAGCTCCTTTGTCTGCTAAACCCCCAATTCAAACTCTGACAAATCAAGTTACATTTTCCCTCAATAAAATCCCTCCTCATTGCCTTAAACTGACCAGCTTTAAAATAGTTTTGCCTGAAGTCTTCAAAACTCCAGTGTCTCCAGTCCCTGACGTTGTTCCGCCTCCTGTTGAGAATAAAGTAGCCATAAGCAGTAAACAAGCCCGGTATCAGTTCATGGAGCTTCACCACTCACTCTGCAGACTTGTCTCAGGATGCATTTCTCAAACCTCACATGGTGACCTCAAGAACTGGTTATCCAGGTTGGACCTGGATGAATCGACTTCTCCTCAAACCAAAACCCCAAAAATCTCATGCCTTCTGGGCTCAAAGGTTAGGGAGGTGTGGATGAAAGATGAAGAGATGGCGAGAGCACTCCAGAAAGTTCTTTACAAACTTGAGAACTATGTCCAAATTCAAGAGTGCCCCTTTCCCCATGTGATCAGAGCAGGGACCGTGTTCATTCCCATGCTGGTGGTAAAGGAGGTGCTGTTCCCTCATGTCCAGGGCACATTTATAGACCAGGTTCTCCAAGAGCATCGAGTTGAGTTGCGGCCAACCACGCTGACAGAGGAGAGACAGCTGACTCAGCTCCACAGACGGGCTTTTTCTTCTAAACTAAGGAGGCTCCTGTCCCTCAAACACCTGCCAGATATCTATCCAGATGTCCTCAACCTCCTCTACTATGATTGTGTCTGCAAATTCCTTG attctACTCCCACAGATGATGCACAGAAG AAGTGA